A stretch of the Canis lupus familiaris isolate Mischka breed German Shepherd chromosome 37, alternate assembly UU_Cfam_GSD_1.0, whole genome shotgun sequence genome encodes the following:
- the CYP20A1 gene encoding cytochrome P450 20A1 isoform X5, translating into MLGFAMKSVTQMVMGSTFEDDQEVIHFQKNHGTVWSEIGKGFLDGSLDKSTTRKKQYEDALMQLESILKKIIKERKGKNFSQHIFIDSLVQGNLNDQQILEDSMIFSLASCIITAKLCTWAICFLTTSEEVQKKLYEEIDHVFGKDPITPEKIEQLRYCRHVLCETVRTAKLTPVSARLQDIEGKIDKFIIPRETLVLYALGVILQDPRTWPSPHKFDPDRFDDESMMKTFSLLGFSGMQECPELRFAYMVATVLLSVLVRRLHLLSVEGQLIETKYELVTSSKEETWITVSKRY; encoded by the exons ATGCTTGGTTTTGCTATGAAGTCTGTTACACAGATGGTAATGGGTAGTACATTTGAAGATGACCAGGAGGTCATTCACTTCCAGAAGAATCATGGCACA GTTTGGTCTGAGATTGGCAAAGGCTTTTTAGATGGATCACTTGATAAAAGTACTACTCGGAAAAAACAATATGAAGATG CTCTTATGCAACTGgaatctattttaaagaaaatcataaaagaacgAAAAGGAAAGAACTTCAGCCAACATATTTTCATTGATTCCTTAGTACAAGGGAACCTTAATGACCAACAG ATCCTTGAAGACAGTATGATATTTTCTCTGGCCAGTTGCATAATAACCGCAAAAT TGTGCACCTGGGCAATCTGTTTTTTAACCACCTCTGAAGAGGTTCAGAAAAAACTTTATGAAGAGATAGACCATGTTTTTGGAAAGGATCCTATTACTCCAGAGAAAATTGAGCAGCTCAG ATATTGTCGGCACGTACTTTGTGAAACTGTTCGGACTGCCAAACTGACCCCAGTTTCTGCCCGGCTTCAAGATATTGAAGGAAAGATTGACAAATTTATTATTCCTAGAGAG ACCCTTGTTCTTTATGCACTTGGTGTGATACTgcaggatcccaggacttggCCATCACCACACAA ATTTGATCCAGACCGGTTTGATGATGAATCGATGATGAAAACTTTCTCCTTGCTTGGATTCTCAGGCATGCAGGAATGCCCCGAGTTGAG GTTTGCATATATGGTGGCCACAGTTCTTCTGAGTGTATTGGTGAGGAGGCTGCACCTACTTTCCGTGGAGGGACAACTTATTGAAACTAAGTATGAACTGGTAACATCATCCAAGGAAGAAACTTGGATCACTGTCTCAAagagatattaa